From a single Populus trichocarpa isolate Nisqually-1 chromosome 17, P.trichocarpa_v4.1, whole genome shotgun sequence genomic region:
- the LOC18099453 gene encoding non-specific lipid-transfer protein 2-like, with the protein MKMASFFMIVMVVATMLLAEAQVSQAQTCNPGQLSPCLGAIMSSTPPSTTCCSKLKEQKPCLCGYLKDPSLKQFVSSPGARKVASDCGVPYPSC; encoded by the coding sequence atgaagatggcgtcttttttcatgattgtgATGGTGGTCGCGACGATGTTACTAGCTGAAGCACAAGTGTCACAAGCACAGACATGTAACCCAGGGCAGTTGAGCCCATGCCTAGGAGCAATCATGTCCTCTACACCACCCTCCACCACTTGCTGCAGCAAATTGAAGGAGCAGAAGCCTTGTCTCTGTGGATACCTCAAGGATCCGAGCCTCAAGCAGTTTGTTTCCTCTCCTGGTGCTAGAAAGGTGGCTAGCGATTGTGGCGTTCCCTACCCTAGTTGctaa
- the LOC18099452 gene encoding NADPH:adrenodoxin oxidoreductase, mitochondrial isoform X2, with protein MNQFSKVAQHERCSFFGNVTLGSSVSLSELRELYHVVVLAYGAESDRALGIPGEYLSGIHSAREFVWWYNGHPDGKNLSPDLKSTDTAVILGQGNVALDVARILLQSTSVLATTDIASHALEALEQSSIRKVYLVGRRGPAQAACTAKELREVLGIKDLCIHISEVDLRKSPEDEEVLKNNRIHRRVYELLSKAAASAPSHPSSSQRELHFVFFRKPDRFLDSGEGSGRVAGVHFEKTMLKAVGPGRQIAVGTGSYEDLDCGLVLKSIGYKSVPVDGLPFDHEKGVVPNIKGRVLADTSGDPTLLEKGLYVCGWLKRGPTGIIATNLYCAEETVASISEDVHQGEIASASTLPKPGRQGLLQLLDNRGVRVVPFSAWEKIDSEERRLGNLRSKPREKLTTFEDLLKAATE; from the exons ATGAACCAGTTCTCAAAGGTTGCGCAACATGAACGGTGCTCCTTTTTTGGAAATGTCACTCTTGGgtcctctgtctctctctcagAACTTCGTGAGCTGTATCATGTG GTAGTGCTTGCTTACGGTGCTGAGAGTGATAGAGCTCTAGGTATTCCAGGAGAA TATTTGTCAGGGATACACTCTGCTAGAGAATTTGTTTGGTGGTATAATGGGCACCCAGATGGCAAAAACTTGAGTCCTGATTTGAAGAGCACCGATACAGCTGTTATTCTAGGCCAG GGCAATGTAGCGCTTGATGTTGCCCGTATCCTCCTACAATCAACATCAGTGCTGGCAACAACTGATATTGCCAGTCATGCTTTGGAAGCTCTAGAGCAGAGCtctataag AAAAGTATATCTAGTTGGAAGACGTGGACCAGCCCAAGCAGCTTGTACTGCGAAAGAGCTAAGAGAAGTTCTTG GTATTAAAGATTTGTGTATTCACATCAGTGAAGTTGATTTACGAAAAAGTCCAGAAGATGAG GAAGTGCTTAAAAATAATCGAATCCATAGGAGGGTTTATGAGTTGCTTTCAAAAGCAGCTGCTTCAGCACCTTCTCATCCTAGTTCAAGTCAGCGTGAACTGCACTTTGTTTTCTTCCGGAAACCTGATAGGTTTCTAGATTCAGGTGAAGGCAGTGGCCGTGTTGCTGGTGTGCATTTTGAGAAGACAATGCTTAAAG CTGTTGGCCCTGGAAGGCAGATTGCTGTGGGTACTGGATCATATGAGGACCTTGACTGCGg GTTGGTGCTAAAGAGCATTGGTTACAAATCAGTGCCAGTCGATGGTTTACCATTTGATCATGAAAAAG GTGTGGTTCCAAATATTAAAGGTCGTGTTCTTGCTGATACTTCAGGAGATCCTACGTTGCTCGAGAAAGGTCTGTATGTGTGTGGGTGGTTGAAGAGGGGGCCAACTGGGATTATTGCTACAAATCTCTACTGTGCTGAAGAAACA GTGGCAAGTATATCAGAAGATGTTCATCAAGGAGAGATAGCATCCGCATCTACCTTGCCAAAGCCTGGCCGACAGGGACTCCTTCAGTTGCTTGATAATAGAGGTGTTAGAGTTGTTCCATTCAGCGCCTGGGAAAAGATCGACTCTGAAGAGAGAAGGCTTGGGAACTTGAGAAGTAAGCCTAGAGAAAAATTAACCACATTTGAGGACCTACTGAAAGCTGCCACAGAGTGA
- the LOC18099452 gene encoding NADPH:adrenodoxin oxidoreductase, mitochondrial isoform X1: MAIFDQAIRRLSLSLSRKRSSLSFSTLSSNPLRVCVVGTGPAGFYTAEKMLKAHQGAEVDIIDRLPTPFGLVRSGVAPDHPDTKIVMNQFSKVAQHERCSFFGNVTLGSSVSLSELRELYHVVVLAYGAESDRALGIPGEYLSGIHSAREFVWWYNGHPDGKNLSPDLKSTDTAVILGQGNVALDVARILLQSTSVLATTDIASHALEALEQSSIRKVYLVGRRGPAQAACTAKELREVLGIKDLCIHISEVDLRKSPEDEEVLKNNRIHRRVYELLSKAAASAPSHPSSSQRELHFVFFRKPDRFLDSGEGSGRVAGVHFEKTMLKAVGPGRQIAVGTGSYEDLDCGLVLKSIGYKSVPVDGLPFDHEKGVVPNIKGRVLADTSGDPTLLEKGLYVCGWLKRGPTGIIATNLYCAEETVASISEDVHQGEIASASTLPKPGRQGLLQLLDNRGVRVVPFSAWEKIDSEERRLGNLRSKPREKLTTFEDLLKAATE; encoded by the exons ATGGCAATATTTGATCAAGCAATCAGACGGctttcattatcattatcaagaaaaagaagcagCTTAAGCTTCTCAACACTTTCATCCAATCCTCTACGAGTCTGTGTTGTTGGAACTGGCCCTGCTGGCTTCTACACTGCTGAAAAG ATGCTGAAGGCGCATCAAGGAGCTGAAGTTGATATCATAGATCGTTTGCCCACACCTTTCGGTTTAGTCCGCTCTGGCGTGGCACCTGACCACCCCGATACtaag ATTGTGATGAACCAGTTCTCAAAGGTTGCGCAACATGAACGGTGCTCCTTTTTTGGAAATGTCACTCTTGGgtcctctgtctctctctcagAACTTCGTGAGCTGTATCATGTG GTAGTGCTTGCTTACGGTGCTGAGAGTGATAGAGCTCTAGGTATTCCAGGAGAA TATTTGTCAGGGATACACTCTGCTAGAGAATTTGTTTGGTGGTATAATGGGCACCCAGATGGCAAAAACTTGAGTCCTGATTTGAAGAGCACCGATACAGCTGTTATTCTAGGCCAG GGCAATGTAGCGCTTGATGTTGCCCGTATCCTCCTACAATCAACATCAGTGCTGGCAACAACTGATATTGCCAGTCATGCTTTGGAAGCTCTAGAGCAGAGCtctataag AAAAGTATATCTAGTTGGAAGACGTGGACCAGCCCAAGCAGCTTGTACTGCGAAAGAGCTAAGAGAAGTTCTTG GTATTAAAGATTTGTGTATTCACATCAGTGAAGTTGATTTACGAAAAAGTCCAGAAGATGAG GAAGTGCTTAAAAATAATCGAATCCATAGGAGGGTTTATGAGTTGCTTTCAAAAGCAGCTGCTTCAGCACCTTCTCATCCTAGTTCAAGTCAGCGTGAACTGCACTTTGTTTTCTTCCGGAAACCTGATAGGTTTCTAGATTCAGGTGAAGGCAGTGGCCGTGTTGCTGGTGTGCATTTTGAGAAGACAATGCTTAAAG CTGTTGGCCCTGGAAGGCAGATTGCTGTGGGTACTGGATCATATGAGGACCTTGACTGCGg GTTGGTGCTAAAGAGCATTGGTTACAAATCAGTGCCAGTCGATGGTTTACCATTTGATCATGAAAAAG GTGTGGTTCCAAATATTAAAGGTCGTGTTCTTGCTGATACTTCAGGAGATCCTACGTTGCTCGAGAAAGGTCTGTATGTGTGTGGGTGGTTGAAGAGGGGGCCAACTGGGATTATTGCTACAAATCTCTACTGTGCTGAAGAAACA GTGGCAAGTATATCAGAAGATGTTCATCAAGGAGAGATAGCATCCGCATCTACCTTGCCAAAGCCTGGCCGACAGGGACTCCTTCAGTTGCTTGATAATAGAGGTGTTAGAGTTGTTCCATTCAGCGCCTGGGAAAAGATCGACTCTGAAGAGAGAAGGCTTGGGAACTTGAGAAGTAAGCCTAGAGAAAAATTAACCACATTTGAGGACCTACTGAAAGCTGCCACAGAGTGA